One genomic region from Paraburkholderia azotifigens encodes:
- the carA gene encoding glutamine-hydrolyzing carbamoyl-phosphate synthase small subunit, whose protein sequence is MLPSFSPALLALADGTVFRGYSIGAPGHTIGEVVFNTAITGYQEILTDPSYARQIVTLTYPHIGNVGVNAEDVEATKVHAAGLIIRDLPILASNFRMERTLPDYLNAEGVVAIAGIDTRKLTRVLRDKGAQNGAILAGSDDEAKAIELARSFPGLAGMDLAKVVSTQKPYEWKQTEWRLGSGYGMQNTPRYRVVAFDYGVKYNILRMLAERGCHVTVLPAQSTAADALALNPDGVFLSNGPGDPEPCDYAIAATREFIERGIPTFGICLGHQIMGLAVGAKTMKMKTGHHGANHPVKDLEDGRVVITSQNHGFAVDADTLPANAKVTHVSLFDGTLQGFALTDKPAFCFQGHPEASPGPHDIAYLFDRFTALMDQAKGHKSAAA, encoded by the coding sequence GTGTTGCCGTCATTTTCTCCCGCTCTGCTCGCGCTCGCCGACGGCACGGTCTTTCGTGGTTACTCGATCGGTGCGCCCGGCCATACGATCGGCGAAGTCGTCTTCAATACCGCCATCACCGGTTATCAGGAAATCCTGACCGACCCCAGCTACGCGCGCCAGATCGTCACGCTGACGTATCCGCACATCGGCAACGTCGGTGTGAACGCCGAAGACGTCGAAGCTACGAAAGTCCATGCCGCCGGCCTGATCATCCGTGATCTGCCCATCCTCGCGTCGAACTTCCGCATGGAGCGCACGCTCCCCGATTACCTGAACGCGGAAGGCGTTGTCGCCATCGCCGGCATCGACACCCGCAAGCTGACGCGTGTGCTGCGCGACAAGGGCGCACAGAACGGCGCGATTCTCGCAGGCTCGGATGACGAAGCGAAGGCAATCGAACTCGCGCGCTCGTTCCCCGGCCTCGCGGGCATGGACCTCGCGAAGGTCGTGTCGACGCAGAAGCCGTACGAATGGAAGCAGACGGAATGGCGTCTCGGTAGCGGCTACGGCATGCAGAACACGCCGCGCTACCGTGTCGTCGCCTTCGACTACGGCGTGAAGTACAACATCCTGCGCATGCTGGCCGAACGAGGCTGCCACGTTACCGTGCTGCCGGCGCAGTCCACGGCGGCCGACGCGCTCGCGCTCAACCCGGACGGCGTGTTCCTGTCGAACGGTCCCGGCGATCCTGAGCCTTGCGACTACGCGATCGCGGCGACCAGGGAATTCATCGAGCGCGGCATTCCGACCTTCGGCATCTGCCTCGGCCATCAGATCATGGGTCTCGCCGTCGGCGCGAAGACGATGAAGATGAAGACGGGCCATCATGGCGCGAACCATCCCGTGAAGGATCTGGAAGACGGCCGTGTGGTGATCACGTCGCAGAACCACGGTTTCGCGGTCGACGCCGACACGCTGCCCGCGAACGCGAAGGTCACGCACGTGTCGCTGTTCGACGGCACGCTGCAGGGCTTCGCGCTGACGGACAAGCCGGCTTTCTGCTTCCAGGGTCACCCGGAAGCGTCGCCCGGTCCGCACGACATCGCTTATCTGTTCGACCGCTTCACGGCGTTGATGGATCAGGCGAAGGGCCACAAGTCGGCGGCGGCATAA
- a CDS encoding MFS transporter yields the protein MFSTPLRVFLLFSAGYFISYVFRGVNLGFAPLITHELGLSAADLGLLTSLYFLGFAGAQLPAGVLLDHYGSRRVTAGMLLFAAAGIGVFGAAHGVGTMMAGRLLIGVGVSVCLGGAFKALAQHFPAARLPLINGLVMAVGGLGGVVVGSPLTWVLTFASWRSVCFALVVLTIAVAALLWVFAPEKQETRHQASLVSQFKGTWHILRSAAFWKIASFSVVTQGVFYAMQSLWVGAWLRDVSGFGSHEAAAFVSVLGFAMMAGCVGFGAAARSMERRGLSLYAFCGVGMALFVITQLLIMLRAPLPAGLLWAAYGIFGGVGILSYAVLARHFPPHLIGRANTTLTLIIFLLIFGFQIGVGAVLSRWTPVDGHYPAAAHLTAWGILVALQLASAVWYVLPSRVLAKDPAPIHAEHQP from the coding sequence ATGTTCTCGACGCCGCTTCGTGTCTTTCTGCTTTTCTCAGCCGGTTACTTCATCTCGTATGTGTTTCGTGGCGTGAATCTCGGCTTTGCGCCGCTGATCACCCATGAGCTCGGGTTGTCGGCCGCCGATCTCGGTCTGCTCACGAGTCTCTATTTTCTTGGCTTCGCAGGCGCGCAACTGCCTGCCGGCGTGTTGCTCGATCATTACGGTTCGCGTCGCGTGACTGCGGGCATGCTGCTGTTTGCCGCGGCGGGCATCGGTGTGTTCGGCGCGGCCCACGGCGTCGGCACGATGATGGCGGGGCGGCTGTTGATCGGTGTCGGCGTGTCGGTGTGTCTGGGCGGCGCGTTCAAGGCGCTCGCGCAGCATTTTCCGGCGGCGCGTCTGCCGCTGATCAATGGGCTGGTGATGGCCGTCGGTGGTCTGGGCGGCGTCGTAGTCGGTTCGCCGTTGACGTGGGTGCTGACTTTCGCGAGCTGGCGCAGCGTCTGTTTCGCGCTCGTGGTCCTCACGATCGCCGTCGCGGCCTTGCTTTGGGTGTTTGCGCCTGAAAAGCAAGAGACGCGTCATCAGGCCAGCCTCGTCAGCCAGTTCAAGGGTACGTGGCACATCCTGCGCAGCGCGGCGTTCTGGAAGATCGCGTCGTTCTCGGTCGTCACGCAGGGCGTGTTCTACGCGATGCAATCGCTATGGGTGGGCGCGTGGCTGCGCGACGTATCCGGTTTCGGCTCGCATGAGGCGGCTGCATTCGTGTCCGTGCTGGGTTTCGCGATGATGGCCGGCTGCGTGGGCTTCGGCGCGGCGGCCCGCAGCATGGAGCGCCGCGGGCTGTCGCTGTATGCGTTTTGCGGCGTCGGCATGGCGCTGTTCGTGATCACGCAACTGCTGATCATGCTGCGCGCGCCGCTGCCCGCGGGCCTCCTGTGGGCGGCTTACGGGATTTTCGGCGGCGTCGGCATCCTCAGCTATGCGGTGCTGGCGCGCCACTTTCCGCCTCATCTGATCGGCCGCGCCAATACGACGCTGACGCTGATCATTTTCCTGCTGATCTTCGGTTTTCAGATCGGTGTCGGCGCGGTGCTGTCGCGCTGGACGCCTGTCGACGGCCACTATCCGGCCGCCGCGCATCTGACGGCGTGGGGCATTCTCGTCGCGCTGCAACTGGCGAGCGCCGTCTGGTACGTACTGCCGAGCCGCGTGCTCGCCAAAGACCCTGCGCCCATTCACGCCGAACATCAGCCGTAA
- a CDS encoding transglycosylase SLT domain-containing protein codes for MRFIFCALLVLTLAACASQGPTTNSLSTASNPANQQAVADALRKTATAKETINVDQGSVDQLTSADSDLWGRIRRGFQMPDLQSDLVDMQANWYAQRPDYVQRMTERSQKYLYHIVEELEARHMPTELALLPFIESAYNPQALSVAKAAGMWQFVPGTGRTYNLKQNMWQDERRDVLASTSAALDYLSRLHDMFGDWYLALAAYNWGEGNVQRAIARNEAAGLPTDYQSLRMPMETRNYVPKLQAVKNIVMNPQVFGLTLPSIPNHPYFVTVTTSHDIDVDTAAKLANMTPDEFRSLNPSFKKPVILGATQPQILLPFDNASAFERNLKSYTGSLSSWTTYTVTERSRPAAIAEKIGVDPDTLMAVNKIPAGMRLKPGSTIVVPRADDDDEDISADVAESAVLAMEPDVPDTRKMLIRVRRKQSMALLADRYDVSIGQLKAWNRTKRDMVMPGQVIVLHVPVGKAMPSEPGPQKLATVPVGGGVEKASAQVADTRSESRYDKKRGRGHTGVVKVSEPVAKPTAAKGKVTKVSTEAAAKASKADSGSRHKVSANAKKGK; via the coding sequence ATGAGATTCATCTTTTGCGCGTTGTTGGTCCTGACGCTCGCCGCCTGTGCGAGCCAGGGGCCTACGACGAATAGCCTTTCCACTGCTTCCAATCCTGCCAATCAGCAAGCCGTAGCCGACGCCCTTCGCAAGACCGCCACCGCCAAAGAAACCATCAACGTCGACCAGGGTTCCGTCGACCAGTTGACGAGCGCGGACAGCGATCTCTGGGGACGTATCCGTCGTGGTTTTCAGATGCCCGACCTGCAGAGCGACCTCGTCGACATGCAGGCGAACTGGTACGCGCAACGCCCGGACTACGTTCAGCGCATGACCGAACGGTCGCAGAAGTACCTGTACCACATCGTCGAAGAACTCGAAGCGCGCCATATGCCGACGGAGCTGGCGCTGTTGCCGTTCATCGAATCCGCGTATAACCCGCAGGCGCTGTCGGTCGCGAAGGCGGCGGGCATGTGGCAGTTCGTGCCTGGCACGGGCCGCACGTACAACCTCAAGCAGAACATGTGGCAGGACGAGCGGCGCGACGTGCTGGCGTCGACCAGCGCCGCGCTCGACTATCTGTCTCGTCTGCACGATATGTTCGGCGACTGGTATCTCGCGCTCGCCGCGTACAACTGGGGTGAGGGCAACGTGCAGCGCGCGATCGCGCGCAACGAGGCAGCCGGCCTGCCGACGGACTACCAGAGCCTGCGCATGCCGATGGAAACGCGCAACTACGTGCCGAAGCTGCAGGCAGTCAAGAACATCGTGATGAACCCGCAGGTCTTCGGGCTCACGCTGCCGTCCATTCCGAACCACCCGTACTTCGTGACGGTGACGACGTCGCACGACATCGACGTCGACACGGCGGCGAAGCTCGCGAACATGACGCCCGACGAGTTCCGTTCGCTGAATCCGTCGTTCAAGAAGCCGGTCATTCTCGGCGCGACGCAGCCGCAAATCCTGTTGCCGTTCGACAACGCCAGCGCGTTCGAGCGCAACCTGAAGTCGTACACGGGTTCGCTGTCGTCGTGGACGACCTACACGGTCACCGAGCGCAGCCGTCCTGCCGCGATCGCCGAAAAGATCGGCGTCGACCCCGACACGCTAATGGCCGTGAACAAGATTCCGGCGGGCATGCGCCTGAAGCCGGGTTCGACCATCGTCGTGCCGCGCGCCGATGACGACGACGAAGACATCAGCGCCGACGTCGCCGAAAGCGCCGTGCTCGCGATGGAGCCGGACGTGCCCGACACGCGCAAGATGCTGATTCGCGTGCGCCGCAAGCAGTCCATGGCATTGCTCGCCGATCGCTACGACGTGTCGATCGGCCAATTGAAGGCGTGGAACCGGACGAAGCGCGACATGGTGATGCCGGGTCAGGTCATCGTCCTGCACGTGCCCGTCGGCAAGGCAATGCCGAGCGAGCCGGGCCCGCAAAAGCTGGCGACGGTGCCGGTCGGCGGCGGGGTGGAGAAGGCCAGCGCCCAGGTCGCAGACACGCGTTCCGAATCGCGCTACGATAAGAAGCGAGGCCGCGGCCACACTGGCGTGGTGAAGGTATCGGAACCGGTCGCGAAGCCTACTGCCGCAAAAGGCAAGGTGACGAAGGTTTCGACCGAAGCGGCCGCCAAGGCGTCGAAGGCCGATTCCGGTAGCCGCCATAAGGTCTCGGCCAACGCGAAGAAGGGCAAGTAA